In Pseudomonas nunensis, a single window of DNA contains:
- the lpdA gene encoding dihydrolipoyl dehydrogenase — protein sequence MSQKFDVVVIGAGPGGYVAAIKAAQLGLSTACIEKYTDKEGKLALGGTCLNVGCIPSKALLDSSWKYKEAKEGFAIHGINHAGVTMDVAAMVGRKANIVKGLTSGVATLFKANGVTSLQGHGKLLAGKKVELTKPDGTVEIIEAENVILASGSRPIDIPPAPVDQNVIVDSTGALEFQTVPKRLGVIGAGVIGLELGSVWSRLGSEVVVLEALEKFLPAADEAVSKEAFKTLTKQGLDIKLGARVTGSKVNGDEVVVNYTDANGEQNITFDKLIVAVGRRPVTTELLAADSGVNIDERGFVFVDDQCATSVPGVYAIGDVVRGMMLAHKASEEGIMVVERIKGHKAQINYDLIPSVIYTHPEIAWVGKTEQTLKAEGVEVNVGTFPFAASGRAMAANDTGGFVKVIADAKTDRVLGVHVIGPSAAELVQQGAIGMEFGTSAEDLGMMVFSHPTLSEALHEAALAVNGGAIHIANRKKR from the coding sequence ATGTCGCAGAAATTTGACGTAGTAGTGATCGGTGCGGGCCCTGGCGGCTACGTGGCTGCCATCAAAGCAGCGCAACTGGGTCTCAGCACTGCCTGCATCGAGAAATACACCGACAAGGAAGGCAAACTGGCTCTGGGCGGTACTTGCCTGAACGTCGGCTGCATTCCATCCAAGGCGCTGCTGGACAGCTCCTGGAAATACAAGGAAGCCAAAGAAGGCTTCGCGATCCACGGTATCAATCACGCTGGCGTGACCATGGACGTGGCAGCAATGGTTGGCCGTAAAGCCAACATCGTCAAAGGCCTGACCTCTGGCGTTGCTACCCTGTTCAAGGCTAACGGCGTTACTTCCCTGCAAGGCCACGGCAAACTGCTGGCCGGCAAGAAAGTCGAACTGACCAAGCCAGACGGCACCGTCGAAATCATCGAAGCCGAGAACGTGATCCTGGCTTCCGGTTCGCGTCCGATCGACATTCCACCGGCTCCGGTTGACCAGAACGTGATCGTCGATTCGACCGGCGCGCTGGAATTCCAAACCGTACCTAAGCGTCTGGGCGTGATCGGCGCTGGCGTGATCGGTCTGGAACTGGGTTCGGTCTGGTCCCGTCTGGGCTCCGAGGTCGTGGTTCTGGAAGCGCTGGAGAAGTTCCTGCCAGCCGCTGACGAAGCCGTTTCGAAAGAAGCCTTCAAGACCCTGACCAAACAAGGTCTGGACATCAAGCTGGGCGCTCGCGTCACCGGTTCCAAAGTGAACGGCGACGAAGTCGTTGTGAACTACACCGATGCCAATGGCGAACAGAACATCACGTTCGACAAGCTGATTGTTGCCGTTGGTCGCCGTCCAGTGACCACCGAGCTGCTGGCAGCTGACAGCGGTGTGAACATCGACGAACGTGGTTTCGTTTTCGTTGACGACCAGTGCGCTACCAGCGTTCCGGGCGTTTACGCAATCGGTGACGTGGTTCGCGGCATGATGCTGGCGCACAAGGCGTCCGAAGAAGGCATCATGGTTGTAGAACGCATCAAGGGCCACAAAGCCCAGATCAACTATGACCTGATCCCGTCTGTTATTTATACTCACCCGGAAATCGCGTGGGTCGGTAAAACCGAGCAAACCTTGAAAGCTGAAGGCGTTGAAGTTAACGTCGGCACTTTCCCGTTCGCAGCCAGTGGCCGTGCCATGGCAGCCAACGACACCGGCGGTTTCGTGAAAGTCATTGCTGATGCCAAGACTGACCGCGTACTGGGCGTCCACGTGATTGGCCCGAGCGCTGCAGAACTGGTTCAGCAGGGCGCAATCGGTATGGAATTCGGCACCAGTGCCGAAGACCTGGGCATGATGGTTTTCTCCCATCCGACCCTGTCCGAAGCCTTGCACGAAGCTGCTCTGGCAGTGAATGGCGGCGCCATTCACATCGCCAACCGCAAGAAGCGTTAA
- the sdhA gene encoding succinate dehydrogenase flavoprotein subunit: MSTTVNTLSFDAIIVGGGGAGMRAALQLAQGGHKTAVVTKVFPTRSHTVSAQGGITCAIASADPNDDWRWHMYDTVKGSDYIGDQDAIEYMCSVGPEAVFELEHMGLPFSRTEQGRIYQRPFGGQSKDFGKGGQAARTCAAADRTGHALLHTLYQANLKAGTVFLNEYYGVDLVKNEDGAFVGMIVICIETGETSYVRANATVLATGGAGRIYSSTTNALINTGDGVGMALRAGVPVQDIEMWQFHPTGIAGAGVLVTEGCRGEGGYLINKHGERFMERYAPNAKDLAGRDVVARSMVKEIIAGNGCGPDGDHVMLKLDHLGEEVLHSRLPGIMELSKTFAHVDPAVSPIPVVPTCHYMMGGVPTNIHGQAITQDAEGVDQIIPGLFAVGEVACVSVHGANRLGGNSLLDLVVFGRAAGLFLEQTLKEGVDYARPRQSDIDAALARLDGLNARTEGEDVATLRKELQSCMQNYFGVFRTGEYMQKGIAQLADLRGRIANVKINDKSQAFNTARIEALELQNLLEVAEATAIAAEIRKESRGAHAREDYEDRDDENWLCHTLYFPGDKRVTKRAVNFSPKTVPTFEPKIRTY, from the coding sequence ATGTCTACTACAGTTAATACGCTTTCGTTCGACGCCATTATCGTTGGCGGCGGCGGTGCCGGCATGCGCGCTGCCCTGCAGCTGGCACAAGGTGGTCACAAGACTGCCGTGGTAACCAAGGTTTTCCCGACTCGCTCGCACACCGTATCCGCCCAGGGTGGCATCACCTGCGCCATCGCTTCCGCTGATCCGAACGATGACTGGCGCTGGCACATGTACGATACCGTCAAGGGTTCCGACTATATCGGTGACCAGGATGCTATCGAATACATGTGTTCCGTAGGCCCGGAAGCGGTTTTCGAGCTCGAGCACATGGGGTTGCCGTTCTCCCGTACCGAACAGGGCCGCATTTATCAGCGTCCGTTCGGCGGTCAGTCGAAAGACTTCGGTAAAGGTGGCCAGGCTGCCCGTACTTGCGCCGCTGCCGACCGTACCGGTCACGCACTGCTGCACACCCTGTACCAGGCCAACCTGAAGGCCGGCACCGTATTCCTCAACGAATACTATGGCGTCGACCTGGTGAAGAACGAAGACGGCGCCTTTGTCGGCATGATCGTCATCTGCATCGAAACCGGCGAAACCTCCTACGTCCGTGCGAACGCTACTGTGTTGGCGACCGGCGGTGCAGGTCGTATCTACTCGTCCACCACCAATGCCCTGATCAACACCGGTGACGGCGTCGGCATGGCTCTGCGTGCTGGCGTGCCGGTACAAGACATTGAAATGTGGCAGTTCCACCCGACCGGTATCGCCGGCGCTGGTGTACTGGTTACTGAAGGTTGCCGCGGTGAAGGCGGTTACCTGATCAACAAGCACGGCGAGCGTTTCATGGAGCGTTATGCTCCGAACGCCAAAGACCTGGCTGGTCGTGACGTGGTTGCTCGCTCGATGGTTAAAGAAATCATCGCCGGCAACGGTTGCGGTCCGGATGGCGACCACGTAATGCTGAAACTCGATCACCTCGGTGAAGAAGTTCTGCACAGCCGTCTGCCAGGCATCATGGAACTGTCCAAGACCTTCGCCCACGTCGATCCAGCCGTGTCGCCGATCCCGGTCGTTCCAACCTGCCACTATATGATGGGCGGCGTGCCGACCAACATTCATGGTCAGGCAATCACCCAGGACGCTGAAGGCGTTGACCAGATCATTCCTGGCCTGTTCGCAGTAGGCGAAGTGGCTTGCGTATCGGTTCACGGTGCCAACCGTCTGGGCGGTAACTCGCTGCTCGACCTGGTGGTATTCGGTCGTGCTGCCGGCCTGTTCCTGGAACAGACTTTGAAAGAAGGCGTCGACTACGCTCGCCCACGCCAGTCCGACATCGACGCTGCCCTGGCACGTCTCGACGGCCTGAACGCGCGGACTGAAGGCGAAGACGTCGCTACCCTGCGTAAAGAACTGCAAAGCTGCATGCAGAACTACTTCGGTGTGTTCCGTACCGGCGAATACATGCAGAAGGGTATCGCCCAGCTCGCTGACCTGCGTGGCCGTATCGCCAACGTCAAGATCAACGACAAGAGCCAGGCGTTCAACACCGCTCGTATCGAAGCGCTGGAACTGCAAAACCTGCTGGAAGTGGCCGAAGCCACTGCCATCGCTGCAGAAATCCGCAAAGAGTCCCGCGGCGCTCACGCCCGTGAAGACTACGAAGATCGCGACGACGAAAACTGGCTGTGCCACACCCTGTACTTCCCGGGTGACAAGCGCGTAACCAAGCGTGCCGTGAACTTCTCGCCGAAGACTGTTCCGACTTTTGAACCTAAGATTCGGACTTATTAA
- the sdhD gene encoding succinate dehydrogenase, hydrophobic membrane anchor protein, with product MVTNVTNLSRSGLYDWMAQRVSAVVLAAYFIFLIGYVVAHPGIGYAQWHELFASNWMRIFSLLALVALGAHAWVGMWTIATDYLTPMAFGKSATAIRFLFQAVCGVAMFAYFVWGVQILWGI from the coding sequence ATGGTAACTAACGTCACGAACCTGTCCCGTTCGGGCCTCTATGACTGGATGGCACAACGTGTGTCTGCGGTCGTTCTCGCGGCTTATTTCATTTTCCTGATCGGATACGTCGTTGCCCACCCAGGCATCGGCTACGCCCAATGGCATGAACTGTTCGCAAGCAACTGGATGCGTATCTTCAGTCTCCTGGCCCTCGTTGCCCTTGGCGCTCACGCCTGGGTCGGCATGTGGACCATCGCGACCGACTACCTGACGCCAATGGCGTTCGGCAAGTCCGCCACTGCGATACGTTTCCTCTTCCAGGCAGTATGCGGCGTTGCGATGTTCGCCTACTTCGTCTGGGGTGTGCAGATTCTTTGGGGTATCTGA
- a CDS encoding 2-oxoglutarate dehydrogenase E1 component → MQESVMQRMWNSAYLSGSNAAYVEELYELYLHDPNAVPEEWRTYFQKLPADGNTATDVSHSTIRDHFVLLAKNQRRAQPVSAGSVSSEHEKKQVEVLRLIQAYRMRGHQAAQLDPLGLWQRPAPADLSINHYGLTNADLDTTFRAGDLFIGKEEASLREIHEALQQTYCRTIGAEFTHITDSEQRQWFQQRLESVRGRPTYSADIKSHLLERVTAGEGLEKYLGTKYPGTKRFGLEGGESLIPMLDELIQRSGSYGTKEIVIGMAHRGRLNVLVNTFGKNPRELFDEFEGKKKVELGSGDVKYHQGFSSNVMTAGGEVHLAMAFNPSHLEIVSPVVEGSVRARQDRRNDPTGEKVLPISIHGDAAFAGQGVVMETFQMSQTRGFKTGGTVHIVINNQVGFTISNPLDSRSTEYATDVAKMIQAPILHVNGDDPEAVLFVTQLAIDYRMQFKRDVVIDLVCYRRRGHNEADEPSGTQPLMYQQITKQRTTRELYAERLTQSGVVDDARVQAKIDEYRNALDNGLHVVKSLVKEPNKELFVDWRPYLGHAWTARHDTRFDLKTLQELSAKLLEIPEGFVVQRQVSKIYEDRQKMQVGGLPINWGYAETMAYATLAFEGHPIRMTGQDIGRGTFSHRHAVLHNQKDAGSYIPLQNLYKGQPRFDLFDSFLSEEAVLAFEYGYSTTTPEALVIWEAQFGDFANGAQVVIDQFITSGEHKWGRLCGLTMLLPHGYEGQGPEHSSARLERYLQLCAEHNIQVAVPTTPAQIYHLLRRQVIRPLRKPLIVLTPKSLLRHKLAVSTLEDLAEGSFQTVIPEIDVQDPKKVERIVLCSGKVYYDLLEKRRAEGRDDIAIVRIEQLYPFPEDDLNEVLAPYTNLKHIVWCQEEPMNQGAWYCSQHHMRRIIGNHNKALVLEYAGRDASAAPACGYASMHAEQQEKLLQDAFTV, encoded by the coding sequence ATGCAAGAAAGCGTGATGCAGCGCATGTGGAACAGCGCCTACCTATCCGGTAGTAACGCTGCCTATGTGGAAGAGCTCTATGAGCTCTACCTGCACGACCCTAACGCTGTGCCAGAAGAGTGGCGCACCTACTTTCAGAAGTTGCCTGCTGACGGCAACACTGCCACCGATGTTTCGCACTCCACAATTCGCGATCATTTCGTCTTGCTGGCAAAGAACCAGCGCCGCGCACAACCGGTTTCCGCCGGCAGCGTGAGCAGTGAGCACGAGAAGAAGCAAGTTGAAGTGCTGCGATTGATCCAGGCCTACCGTATGCGTGGCCACCAGGCAGCCCAGCTTGACCCGCTGGGGCTGTGGCAGCGTCCTGCACCTGCAGACCTGTCGATCAATCATTACGGCTTGACCAATGCCGATCTTGATACGACCTTCCGTGCCGGCGACCTGTTCATCGGCAAAGAGGAGGCGAGCCTACGCGAAATTCACGAAGCGTTGCAGCAGACATATTGCCGCACCATCGGCGCTGAATTCACGCACATCACCGATTCCGAGCAGCGCCAGTGGTTCCAGCAGCGTCTGGAAAGCGTGCGCGGCCGTCCGACGTACTCCGCCGACATCAAGAGCCACCTGCTCGAACGTGTTACTGCGGGCGAAGGTCTGGAAAAATACCTGGGCACCAAATACCCGGGTACCAAGCGTTTCGGTCTGGAAGGCGGCGAGAGCCTGATTCCGATGCTCGATGAGCTGATCCAGCGTTCCGGTTCCTACGGCACCAAGGAAATCGTGATCGGCATGGCCCACCGTGGCCGTCTCAACGTGCTGGTCAACACCTTCGGCAAGAACCCGCGCGAGCTGTTCGACGAGTTCGAAGGCAAGAAGAAGGTCGAGCTGGGTTCCGGTGACGTTAAATATCACCAGGGCTTCTCGTCCAACGTCATGACCGCCGGCGGTGAAGTTCACCTGGCCATGGCCTTCAACCCGTCCCACCTGGAAATCGTTTCTCCAGTGGTCGAGGGTTCGGTTCGCGCCCGTCAGGATCGTCGTAACGACCCTACCGGCGAGAAGGTTTTGCCGATCTCCATCCACGGTGACGCGGCATTCGCCGGTCAGGGCGTGGTGATGGAAACCTTCCAGATGTCGCAGACCCGCGGTTTCAAAACCGGCGGCACCGTGCACATCGTGATCAACAACCAGGTTGGTTTCACCATCAGCAACCCGCTGGACTCGCGTTCCACCGAGTACGCAACCGACGTCGCGAAAATGATCCAGGCGCCGATCCTCCATGTGAATGGTGATGATCCGGAAGCCGTATTGTTCGTGACCCAGTTGGCCATTGACTACCGCATGCAGTTCAAACGTGACGTGGTAATCGACCTGGTCTGCTACCGTCGTCGCGGCCACAACGAAGCTGACGAGCCAAGCGGCACCCAGCCTCTGATGTACCAGCAAATCACCAAGCAGCGCACCACCCGTGAGCTGTACGCCGAACGCCTGACTCAGTCCGGTGTGGTGGATGATGCGCGTGTACAGGCCAAGATCGACGAATACCGCAACGCGCTGGACAACGGTCTGCATGTTGTGAAAAGCCTGGTCAAAGAGCCGAACAAAGAGTTGTTCGTGGACTGGCGTCCGTACCTGGGCCACGCCTGGACTGCACGTCACGACACGCGTTTCGACTTGAAAACCTTGCAGGAACTGTCCGCCAAGCTGCTGGAAATTCCAGAAGGCTTCGTGGTTCAACGCCAGGTTTCGAAAATCTACGAAGACCGTCAGAAAATGCAAGTCGGCGGCCTGCCGATCAACTGGGGTTACGCCGAAACCATGGCGTACGCGACCCTGGCGTTCGAAGGTCACCCGATCCGCATGACGGGTCAGGACATCGGTCGCGGTACGTTCTCGCACCGTCACGCTGTCTTGCACAACCAGAAAGACGCGGGCAGCTACATCCCGTTGCAGAACCTGTACAAGGGCCAGCCACGTTTCGACCTGTTCGATTCGTTCCTGTCCGAAGAAGCCGTACTGGCGTTCGAATACGGTTACTCGACCACCACGCCTGAGGCGCTGGTGATCTGGGAAGCCCAGTTCGGCGATTTCGCCAACGGTGCCCAGGTGGTTATCGACCAGTTCATCACCAGTGGCGAGCACAAGTGGGGCCGTCTTTGCGGTCTGACCATGCTGCTGCCGCACGGTTATGAAGGTCAGGGTCCGGAGCACTCTTCGGCTCGTCTGGAGCGTTACCTGCAGCTGTGCGCCGAGCACAACATTCAGGTTGCCGTGCCGACTACACCGGCCCAGATCTACCACTTGCTGCGTCGTCAGGTGATTCGCCCGCTGCGCAAGCCGTTGATCGTGCTGACACCGAAGTCGCTGCTGCGTCACAAACTGGCCGTTTCGACCCTGGAAGATCTGGCCGAAGGTTCGTTCCAGACCGTTATCCCGGAAATCGATGTTCAAGACCCGAAAAAGGTCGAGCGCATTGTTCTGTGTAGCGGCAAGGTCTACTACGACCTGCTGGAAAAACGCCGTGCCGAAGGTCGTGATGACATCGCCATCGTGCGTATCGAGCAGCTGTACCCATTCCCTGAGGACGACTTGAACGAAGTCCTGGCTCCGTACACCAACCTCAAACATATCGTTTGGTGTCAGGAAGAGCCGATGAACCAGGGTGCCTGGTACTGCAGCCAACACCACATGCGCCGCATTATTGGCAATCACAACAAGGCACTCGTTCTCGAGTACGCCGGCCGTGATGCTTCTGCTGCACCTGCTTGTGGTTATGCATCGATGCACGCTGAGCAGCAGGAAAAACTGTTGCAAGACGCCTTTACTGTTTAA
- the sucC gene encoding ADP-forming succinate--CoA ligase subunit beta: MNLHEYQGKQLFAEYGLPVSQGFAVDTPEAAAEACDKIGGTEWVVKAQVHAGGRGKAGGVKLVRSKEDAKAFAQQWLGKRLVTYQTDANGQPVTKILVESCTDIAKELYLGAVVDRSSRRIVFMASTEGGVDIEKIAHDTPEKILKATIDPLVGAQPFQGRELAFQLGLEGKQVAQFAKIFVGLAKLFKDHDLALLEVNPLVIKADGDLHCLDAKINIDANAMYRQPKLKTFHDPSQDDPREAHAAKFELNYVALEGNIGCMVNGAGLAMGTMDIVNLHGGKPANFLDVGGGATKERVTEAFKIILSDTNVAAVLVNIFGGIVRCDMIAEGIIGAVKEVGVKIPVVVRLEGNNAELGAKVLAESGLNIIAATSLTDAAQQVVKAAEGK, encoded by the coding sequence ATGAATCTTCACGAGTATCAGGGTAAGCAGCTGTTCGCTGAATACGGCCTGCCAGTATCCCAGGGTTTCGCCGTAGACACCCCGGAAGCAGCAGCAGAAGCGTGCGACAAAATCGGCGGGACCGAATGGGTTGTCAAAGCCCAGGTTCACGCAGGTGGTCGCGGTAAAGCGGGCGGCGTTAAGCTGGTTCGCAGCAAAGAAGACGCCAAAGCATTCGCTCAACAGTGGTTGGGCAAGCGTCTGGTGACTTACCAGACTGATGCCAATGGTCAGCCAGTCACCAAGATCCTGGTTGAATCGTGCACTGATATCGCTAAAGAGCTGTACCTGGGCGCTGTCGTTGACCGTTCGAGCCGTCGCATCGTGTTCATGGCTTCCACCGAAGGTGGCGTGGACATCGAGAAAATCGCTCACGACACTCCAGAAAAAATCCTGAAAGCCACTATCGATCCACTGGTTGGCGCTCAGCCATTCCAGGGTCGCGAGCTGGCATTCCAGCTGGGTCTGGAAGGCAAGCAAGTTGCTCAGTTCGCCAAGATCTTCGTAGGTCTGGCCAAGCTGTTCAAGGATCACGACCTGGCTCTGCTGGAAGTGAACCCGCTGGTGATCAAGGCTGACGGCGATCTGCATTGCCTCGACGCCAAGATCAACATCGACGCCAACGCCATGTACCGTCAGCCTAAGCTGAAGACTTTCCACGATCCGTCGCAAGACGATCCGCGCGAAGCGCACGCTGCCAAGTTCGAACTGAACTACGTAGCACTGGAAGGCAACATCGGTTGCATGGTCAACGGTGCTGGCCTGGCCATGGGTACCATGGACATCGTCAACCTGCATGGCGGCAAACCAGCCAACTTCCTCGACGTGGGCGGCGGTGCTACCAAAGAACGCGTTACCGAAGCGTTCAAGATCATCCTGTCCGACACTAACGTCGCTGCAGTACTGGTCAACATCTTCGGCGGCATCGTTCGTTGCGACATGATTGCCGAAGGCATCATCGGTGCAGTGAAAGAAGTCGGCGTGAAAATCCCGGTTGTTGTTCGCCTTGAAGGCAACAACGCTGAGCTGGGCGCTAAAGTACTGGCAGAAAGCGGTTTGAACATCATCGCTGCTACCAGCCTGACCGACGCTGCTCAACAAGTTGTCAAAGCTGCGGAGGGCAAATAA
- a CDS encoding succinate dehydrogenase iron-sulfur subunit → MLKVSVYRYNPDQDAAPFMQEFQVDTGGKDLMVLDVLALIKEQDEGFSYRRSCREGVCGSDGMNINGKNGLACVTPLSAVVKGNKLIVRPLPGLPVIRDLVVDMSIFYKQYEKVKPFLQNDTPAPAIERLQSPEEREKLDGLYECILCACCSTSCPSFWWNPDKFLGPAALLQAYRFLADSRDTKTAERLSSLDDPFSVFRCRGIMNCVNVCPKGLNPTKAIGHVRNMLLQSGV, encoded by the coding sequence ATGTTGAAAGTCAGTGTTTATCGCTACAACCCTGATCAGGACGCCGCGCCGTTCATGCAGGAATTCCAGGTCGATACCGGTGGTAAAGACCTGATGGTGCTGGACGTGCTGGCCCTGATCAAAGAGCAGGACGAAGGTTTCTCCTATCGTCGCTCTTGCCGTGAAGGCGTTTGCGGTTCCGACGGCATGAACATCAACGGCAAAAACGGCCTGGCATGCGTCACGCCGCTGTCCGCTGTCGTAAAAGGTAACAAGCTGATCGTTCGTCCTCTGCCAGGTTTGCCGGTTATCCGTGACCTGGTCGTCGATATGAGCATCTTCTACAAGCAATACGAGAAGGTGAAGCCATTCCTGCAGAACGACACGCCGGCTCCGGCCATCGAGCGTCTGCAGTCCCCTGAAGAGCGTGAAAAGCTCGACGGTCTGTACGAGTGCATCCTGTGCGCTTGCTGCTCGACCTCTTGCCCGTCCTTCTGGTGGAACCCGGACAAGTTCCTGGGTCCAGCTGCCCTGCTGCAAGCGTACCGCTTCCTGGCAGACAGCCGTGACACCAAGACTGCCGAGCGTCTGTCTTCGCTGGATGACCCGTTCAGCGTATTCCGCTGCCGCGGGATCATGAACTGCGTCAACGTCTGCCCGAAAGGCCTGAACCCGACTAAGGCCATCGGACACGTACGTAACATGCTGCTGCAAAGCGGCGTGTGA
- the odhB gene encoding 2-oxoglutarate dehydrogenase complex dihydrolipoyllysine-residue succinyltransferase, whose translation MAIEIKAPTFPESVADGTVATWHKKPGDAVKRDDLIVDIETDKVVLEVLATADGVLGAIVKNEGDTVLSDEVLGSIEEGGAAAAAPAAAAAPAAAQAAAPAAEGEDDPVAAPAARKLAEENGINIASVAGTGKGGRVTKEDVVAAVAAKKAAPAAAPAKAAAPAAAAPVFAAGDRIEKRVPMTRVRATVAKRLVEAQSNMAMLTTFNEVDMTEVMALRSKYKDLFEKSHNGVRLGFMSFFVKAATEALKRFPAVNASIDGADIVYHGYADVGVAVSSDRGLVVPVLRNAELMSLAEIEGGIAAFGKKARDGKLSMDEMTGGTFTITNGGTFGSMMSTPIVNPPQAAILGMHNILQRPMAINGQVVIRPMMYLALSYDHRLIDGKEAVTFLVTIKNLLEDPARLLLDI comes from the coding sequence ATGGCTATCGAAATCAAAGCCCCCACTTTCCCGGAATCGGTTGCCGATGGCACCGTTGCCACCTGGCACAAAAAACCAGGCGACGCCGTCAAGCGTGATGACCTGATCGTCGATATCGAAACCGACAAAGTGGTACTGGAAGTGTTGGCTACCGCCGACGGCGTGCTGGGCGCAATCGTCAAGAACGAAGGCGACACCGTTCTGTCCGACGAAGTCCTGGGCTCGATCGAAGAGGGCGGCGCTGCTGCTGCCGCTCCAGCTGCTGCCGCTGCTCCGGCCGCTGCACAAGCTGCTGCCCCGGCTGCCGAAGGCGAAGACGATCCTGTTGCTGCACCGGCTGCTCGCAAACTGGCTGAAGAAAACGGCATCAACATCGCTTCCGTTGCCGGCACCGGCAAAGGCGGTCGTGTGACCAAGGAAGACGTCGTAGCCGCTGTTGCTGCCAAGAAAGCCGCACCGGCTGCCGCACCTGCCAAGGCTGCTGCTCCGGCCGCCGCTGCTCCTGTGTTCGCTGCTGGCGACCGCATCGAGAAGCGCGTACCGATGACCCGCGTGCGGGCCACCGTTGCCAAGCGTCTGGTAGAAGCTCAGTCGAACATGGCGATGCTGACTACTTTCAACGAAGTCGACATGACCGAAGTCATGGCCCTGCGTTCGAAGTACAAGGACCTGTTCGAGAAGTCCCACAACGGCGTACGCCTGGGCTTCATGTCGTTCTTCGTCAAGGCTGCCACCGAAGCGCTGAAACGCTTCCCGGCTGTCAACGCGTCGATCGACGGTGCTGACATCGTTTACCACGGTTATGCCGACGTCGGCGTGGCTGTTTCCAGCGACCGCGGCCTGGTTGTACCGGTCCTGCGTAACGCCGAACTGATGAGCCTGGCTGAAATCGAAGGCGGCATTGCTGCTTTCGGCAAAAAGGCGCGTGACGGCAAGCTGTCGATGGACGAAATGACCGGTGGTACGTTCACCATCACCAACGGTGGTACCTTCGGTTCGATGATGTCGACCCCGATCGTCAACCCGCCGCAAGCGGCCATCCTGGGCATGCACAACATTCTGCAGCGTCCTATGGCGATCAACGGTCAGGTCGTTATCCGTCCGATGATGTACCTGGCTCTGTCCTACGATCACCGTCTGATCGATGGCAAAGAAGCTGTGACCTTCCTGGTTACCATCAAGAACCTGCTGGAAGACCCGGCTCGTTTGCTGCTGGATATCTGA
- the sdhC gene encoding succinate dehydrogenase, cytochrome b556 subunit — protein sequence MNSQRPVNLDLRTIKLPVTAYTSILHRISGVILFVSLAIMLYALDKSLSSEEGFGQVKACLTSPLAKLVIWGILSALLYHLVAGVRHLIMDMGIGETLEGGKLGSKIVIAVSVVVIVLAGVWIW from the coding sequence GTGAATAGCCAACGACCTGTAAACCTAGACCTAAGGACCATCAAACTCCCAGTCACTGCTTACACGTCCATTCTTCACCGAATCTCCGGTGTCATTCTCTTTGTCAGCCTGGCCATCATGCTTTATGCATTGGACAAATCGCTGAGCTCAGAAGAAGGCTTCGGTCAGGTGAAAGCGTGTCTGACCAGTCCGCTAGCCAAGCTAGTGATTTGGGGCATCCTGTCCGCCTTGCTGTATCACTTGGTTGCCGGTGTGCGCCACTTGATCATGGACATGGGCATCGGTGAGACGCTTGAAGGCGGCAAACTGGGCTCGAAAATCGTTATCGCCGTTTCCGTGGTGGTAATCGTTCTGGCAGGAGTTTGGATATGGTAA